The stretch of DNA ATATCATATGGAGGAGAGCATATCAGTATTCAATACTCTAAGAATCTGCATGACCTCAGGAGAACTTAATCCATACTGAACAACCTTAGTTTGCAAGTCCTGAATCACTTTCTAAGCAAAACACTCATGTTTGTCAGTCCGACCAGAGTTAGGCAGAGCTTTCTGCACCGGAAAAGCCCGGACAATTCCATCTGTATCATCACTACATTGCTGTATTGTTACATCGCTTTGATCTGCCTGCACACTACTCTGGGACAAGGTAGCAGGTCGCTCAGATGCCTTTTGCCCGCCAGGCATCCCAGTTCTTTCTAGCAACTCCCGGTGTCCCTCCTGCAATGCAGCCCTTTTAACCTGTTCCCAGAACCGTTGCGGATCTCTAGGATGGACAGTTACTTTACAGTCTGGACAATTGCGGACTTGGCGCGTTGAACGCTGCTTGCACCTGAGCGCCGCCCCGGAGTCCTGCCGCAGAGCAGGCGTTTCCATGGTAACGCTCCTTGCATCATTCTCCAAGGGTGTGCTGGATGATCTCCCAGGAGACTGGCGTACCAACTCTGAGCCAGCGGGCGGAGTGGTGACGTCAGCGGCTAGGGCTGCAGAGGGCGGAGCAGCGGAGGCTGGAACAGCGGCTAAGGCAGCGGAGGCTGGAGCAGCGGCAGCCAGGACCTCGGGGGGTGGAGCAGCAGGGGCCGGAACAGCGGCTGAGGCACCTCGCGCGGGCTCCGAATCCTCCAGCCCCGCGCCCGGCTCCGCAGACGAGCCGAGCTCCGGCGGCTCGACTGGCCCCGGCAGCGCAGCCCATCCCGGCTGCGGGCCCGCCGGCTCCGCAGTCTGACGTGCGCCCAGAACGGCCGGTGCTGCCCGTAGCTCCGCGGACGAGCCCGGCGCCAGCGACTCGACTGGTCCCAGCTCCGGCGGCGCGGCCGCTGGCCCCGCGGTCAACAGCGCGGCCGGAACGGCCGGCGCCGCCCGTAGCTCCGCAGGCCCCGCTGCCGTTTCTGGCGGGGACCCAGACGCTGCAAGCTGTTGCAACACTTCCTGCTGCACATCGAGCCGTTGTAGTATCTTATGCAAAACTGCCAAGATTTGTTCCCCGAGAAAGTCTGATATCGGGAAGCATGGCCACTGCTGCGTCCTCCCCTGAGCCGAAAAATCCCCATCACTTATATTAGCTCCTGCGGTCTGTATGACAGACTCGAATGCGGACAGTACCGTGCTTTCTTTGGAGGATTTATGCTCCATGTCTATTTCCGCGCAGCCCCGGGGGGCGGGCCGGGCCAGTCGCGGTCTGGCACGAACCTTCTGAGAGGCTGCAGTTGCAGTACACGCCAGCCGGTCACCAGATGTCGCTGTTGCCCCCAGGGACGGCGAGAATCACCACATGGAATTCCAGGATAAAACgggattatttaattaattatcaccTCGTTTATATAACTTGGTTCGCAATAAAGAAATGACATTATTGGCTGCTTGACTAtacacctcccagagtgattggctgaatgctaTGACgcctatttcaaaatattttcttcgGTAAACCAAAACAAGACCGTGCAGGTGCAAGATAGAGTTAGTTTACAAAACCgtctttcactgtttctcagctaaagcatgagaaaggaaaacttcacaaaatgcttcagcagctggaaaattcctctgctcctgctttttagcatccacaaCAATGGGCTGAACATAATATGCTGTGTGTACATCAGAATGGTGGTGTTGGATTGCCTGCCTTCCCTCAGTCGCTTAAAATTGGCCATTCACTGGCTGAGTACTTTTGTTACCAGGAAGCaggtgctctgcagcagctcctgctctcctgcttgCTATGTGGGATATACTGGATATACTGCTCTGATGTAAATGAGCAACACAGTGTCATAATTCCCTGCTGCAGAATCCAGATCTATGTAGTCAGATAAGATAATAGCAGGAAGGAAGCAATATGCTCTGGAAGTCTTTTCCCTGCCAGAAGTTTTCAAGCAGAATACTGGCATTTTCTAGTCAGCAGTTCTCCAAGTGTACTGCATAGCCTCAGTCTAAGTCATCCTTTTCATGTGGGATTATGAATTGTTTAAGGATAAAGGGTTACATATGACTAACCAATCCAGGTATTGGATTGtaggaataggaaaaaaaagaaaaagggacaGAAAGGAATTCTTTGAAATTAAGAGAGAAGGAGGTATGgtctaattaattttaagaattcAAGGCAGGAACAAATTATCTGAGCTATGCAAAAGGAGTCAAAAGACAAAAgaccttttgcttttccagaatCCTTTGAATATATTATGGTGTACTTTGCGTATATTATAGCATATTCTGTGTATAGCATATTCATTTACCTCTGGAGGGTGATAAAAGAATGTTAATCCTTCGGTAATCTGAAAACATCTTTCCTCTTAACTCTCTTTTTCAGGatattgatttcttttgtgACTAGCACTGAGAGCAGGCAATCTCTTTCCTGCTACCAGGGAAAGCTGACAGGAGGAAACCCTCTCTGAACACACAGAACTTCCTGTAATAGATGTTTCTGAAACACATAACCtttcttcaaaacaagaaaattttatAGGGAGTGATTTGGGATGAGGACACAGTCCCACACAGAATTTGTTATTTAGAAATTTTTATCTGCATACACTTTGTTACTTGTTAATAAAGCTGATAGCCTTTGAATTGCTCTAAGTCTCTGCGGTATAAATATGCTGTGTATGGGATTAGATGCATGATCTTGATGTGCATTTTCCTGCCATATCCTTAGACCATGTATTAGCTATTAAAAATGCCTTCCTTGGATGAGCCATCTGTTACTCACTGGGATAAATCTTTTAGTTGCCAGAGTTGTCTAGCAGTCACAAAAACACCAGCAACTAAATATGGGCTTTAGCAGTGTGTGGAAAAGAGCCTCTCACCTGTTGTGTGTGTTGGTACAGGTTATTTTCAAGCTGAAGCCATGGCTCTGAGCCAGGGGGAAAACAATcacttgggttggaagggacctttaaaggtcatctagtccaaaccccCTGGAAAGaccagggacatcttcaactagagGAGGTTGCTCAGCATtctgtccaacctgaccctgaatgtttccagggatggggtatccaccCCCTCTTTGGCCAACCTGGGCCAGATTTTCACTgccctcattgtaaaaaacttcCTTATTGTCGCGGCAGCAGCTTGTGGTGCTGGATGGTGAGGGTGCTGCGACCTTCCAAAAGCGTCTCCAAGGTGAAGATGCTCGGCAGGACCACCACACACTCACaaacatgtacacacacacacgcacagaTAGCTCCAGAAAATGGGTCGACGGCAAAGATGTCTTCTTGTGGGGTTCCATGGGAGGAGTTTAATGCACCCATACGCATGAAGGGTTCCAGGGACAAAGACAAATAACATAGCAGGGTCCGGGTTTATCTAAAGGAGCAGAGCAAGCATCAGGGGCCAATGATCTAAGCACATGGGGGCGGGGTTAGGGTAAGGGAATCAATAGGAGAACTCTGAGGGAGTGGTGATggggcaagggccaatgggggAACAGGGAGTTGAGAACCTTCTAGGGCACGGACTTATTAAGTATAAAGGGGCAGGGAGGCCAATGggccaaccagggaagcagaatgGGGGTACATTAACATAGCAAAACAAAGCATCCTGGGGGGAAGCCTTTTTGTCTCCCTAACCTGGGGAGGATCTTTGGTACTAGGGACTGCCCCACCAATGGACACCCTTTGCCTCTAGTACTGCAGGCCCACTGGCCTCCACACCCTATGTCTAATCTAAATCAATCTATGTTTTGCCCCATcacaacaggccctgctaagaagtttgtccccatctttcttataagcctcTTTCAAGTACTGAAGGGCTGCTATAAGGTCTTCATGTATCCATTTTAGATAGGTTGTGTGGTGGGAATGCACCCTAAACCTGGACACACATTGGAAGCTGCGAGTACCAAGATAGCACCTGTGGCAGTACGTGTTTGCAAACAGCCgccaaaatacattaaatttcCCTGTGGCTATGAATAAAAATTGTGAGGTGAGATTTAGCACTTGGTATGGGAAAATGCGAGTTTTTCCTTGAAGCATCGTCTCATATAATTGCTTACAGATATTAACATATCCAGTTCTACATGGATATGGAAGATGCAGCTCTGTACTTCACAAGAAGAAGCTTTATAT from Corvus cornix cornix isolate S_Up_H32 chromosome 3, ASM73873v5, whole genome shotgun sequence encodes:
- the LOC104691542 gene encoding transcription initiation factor TFIID subunit 4-like, encoding MEHKSSKESTVLSAFESVIQTAGANISDGDFSAQGRTQQWPCFPISDFLGEQILAVLHKILQRLDVQQEVLQQLAASGSPPETAAGPAELRAAPAVPAALLTAGPAAAPPELGPVESLAPGSSAELRAAPAVLGARQTAEPAGPQPGWAALPGPVEPPELGSSAEPGAGLEDSEPARGASAAVPAPAAPPPEVLAAAAPASAALAAVPASAAPPSAALAADVTTPPAGSELVRQSPGRSSSTPLENDARSVTMETPALRQDSGAALRCKQRSTRQVRNCPDCKILGYDGYLQDAFVLTCGTRSRTRNLQGNLQMMTRMQIIPTVKVTFLGGKNP